A single window of Rubripirellula lacrimiformis DNA harbors:
- the serC gene encoding 3-phosphoserine/phosphohydroxythreonine transaminase: MSATATAERVFNFSAGPAALPLPVLQEVQDELLCYPGAGASVMELSHRGKVFIDIMEQAEASIRSLLNISDDYAVLMLQGGAALQFSMIPANLLRDSGKSAQYLLTGAWGKKAIGEAKKEGTVDIAYSAAESNFDRVPTAGDYQTDDNAAYLYYCSNETIQGVQFQSEPQTGADVPLISDASSDFLSRPLDINKYGLLYACAQKNAGPAGVTVVIIRRDLLERGSESLPGYLNYKNHASNGSMWNTPPTFPIYVLGKVAKWLQNDIGGLETMEAQNRAKSALLYGTIDKHPEFYLGHAQTDCRSMMNVTFNLPNEELLGQFVAEASKQNLQNLKGHRSVGGIRASIYNAMPHEGAQALASFMDDFANKNG; the protein is encoded by the coding sequence ATGAGCGCCACAGCGACCGCAGAGCGGGTTTTCAACTTTTCGGCTGGTCCGGCCGCTTTGCCGCTGCCAGTGTTGCAGGAGGTCCAGGACGAACTGTTGTGTTATCCCGGTGCCGGGGCCTCTGTCATGGAACTGAGCCACCGTGGCAAAGTCTTCATCGACATCATGGAACAAGCCGAAGCGTCGATTCGATCGCTGCTGAATATTTCGGACGATTACGCCGTTTTGATGCTGCAGGGCGGGGCAGCCCTACAGTTTTCGATGATCCCGGCCAACCTGCTTCGCGATAGCGGCAAATCGGCGCAGTACCTGCTGACCGGTGCCTGGGGCAAAAAGGCGATTGGCGAAGCCAAAAAAGAAGGCACCGTCGATATCGCCTATTCGGCTGCGGAATCAAACTTTGACCGTGTCCCCACCGCGGGCGACTATCAAACCGATGATAACGCGGCGTACCTTTATTACTGCAGCAACGAAACGATCCAGGGAGTTCAGTTCCAATCCGAACCCCAAACCGGGGCCGATGTCCCGCTGATCAGCGACGCTTCGAGCGACTTTCTGTCGCGTCCGCTGGATATCAACAAATACGGATTGTTGTACGCCTGTGCTCAAAAGAACGCTGGCCCGGCCGGCGTGACGGTCGTGATCATCCGCCGCGATCTGCTGGAACGCGGCAGCGAATCGCTGCCTGGGTACTTGAACTACAAGAACCACGCTAGCAATGGATCCATGTGGAACACGCCTCCCACATTCCCGATCTACGTGCTGGGGAAAGTCGCCAAATGGTTGCAAAACGACATTGGCGGACTGGAAACGATGGAAGCCCAGAACCGGGCCAAATCGGCATTGCTGTACGGCACGATCGACAAGCATCCCGAATTTTATCTCGGGCATGCCCAAACCGATTGCCGATCGATGATGAACGTGACCTTCAATTTGCCAAACGAAGAACTGCTAGGTCAATTCGTCGCCGAAGCCAGCAAACAAAATCTGCAGAACCTAAAGGGTCACCGCAGTGTCGGTGGCATTCGGGCCAGCATCTACAACGCGATGCCGCACGAAGGTGCCCAAGCCCTCGCTTCGTTCATGGATGATTTCGCCAACAAAAACGGCTAA
- a CDS encoding phosphoglycerate dehydrogenase, producing the protein MHKILTLNNISPLGLQRLPREQYEIGSEISDPDGILLRSFKMHDMEIPESVAAIGRAGAGVNNIPVEAMTSRGVPVFNAPGANANAVKELVLAGLLMASRNIHGAMRFAADVEGDDAAISVAVEAGKKNFVGSELPSKTLGVIGLGAIGVRVANAALSLGMKVVGYDPLISVQSAWQLSSGVEKAVSLDHLFSQCDAITVHVPLIDATRGIVNAERLKMMPKGGIIVNLARGGICDDAAVLASLDSGHSHCYVADFPTAALLKHPKVLAFPHLGASTNEAEENCAMMVADSVREFLEDGTVTNSVNFPEAHMPRTSGHRITIANANVPNMVGQISTLLANAGQNIADLLNKSRGDIAYTIVDLDAEISDETIAAIRSIKGVLSVRHLRATA; encoded by the coding sequence ATGCACAAGATTCTGACGCTGAACAACATCTCTCCCCTGGGCCTTCAACGCTTGCCTCGTGAACAGTACGAGATCGGCTCGGAAATTAGCGACCCGGACGGCATTCTGCTGCGTTCGTTCAAAATGCACGATATGGAAATCCCCGAATCGGTGGCCGCGATCGGTCGCGCGGGAGCCGGGGTCAACAATATCCCGGTCGAAGCGATGACCAGCCGCGGCGTCCCCGTGTTCAACGCACCGGGTGCAAACGCCAATGCTGTCAAAGAACTGGTTCTGGCTGGTTTGTTGATGGCATCGCGGAATATCCATGGTGCCATGCGTTTCGCTGCCGACGTCGAGGGTGACGATGCAGCGATTTCGGTCGCAGTCGAAGCGGGCAAGAAGAACTTTGTCGGATCCGAACTGCCGTCGAAGACATTGGGCGTGATCGGCCTGGGTGCGATCGGCGTTCGCGTCGCCAACGCGGCACTGTCGCTGGGCATGAAAGTCGTCGGATACGATCCGTTGATTTCGGTGCAAAGCGCTTGGCAACTGTCCAGTGGCGTCGAAAAGGCTGTCAGCCTGGACCACCTGTTTTCGCAATGCGACGCCATCACGGTCCACGTACCGCTGATCGACGCCACACGCGGCATCGTCAACGCCGAACGATTGAAGATGATGCCCAAGGGCGGAATCATCGTAAACCTGGCTCGCGGCGGCATCTGCGACGATGCGGCGGTTCTGGCGTCGTTGGATTCAGGCCACTCCCATTGCTACGTCGCCGACTTCCCGACCGCAGCGCTCCTGAAGCACCCCAAGGTATTGGCGTTCCCTCACCTGGGTGCCTCGACCAACGAAGCCGAAGAAAACTGTGCGATGATGGTCGCCGATAGCGTTCGCGAATTCCTAGAAGACGGCACGGTGACCAATTCGGTCAATTTCCCCGAGGCCCACATGCCGCGGACCAGCGGCCATCGGATCACGATCGCCAACGCGAACGTCCCGAACATGGTCGGCCAGATTTCGACATTGCTTGCAAATGCCGGACAGAACATCGCCGACTTGTTGAACAAGTCGCGCGGCGACATTGCCTATACCATCGTCGACCTGGACGCTGAAATCAGCGACGAAACGATCGCAGCAATCCGCAGCATCAAGGGCGTGCTATCGGTTCGACATCTGCGAGCGACGGCGTAG
- a CDS encoding proline dehydrogenase family protein, with product MLLNDGDGGQIDANRDADDGSDRSDVDRAIQLAADLLERAAELQTPQERRQQAELDRMVKHQTDKATMVEMTDQAFRTYSPARVADQLTHLLDVQGIPRFFSPVEQAMLRGFQSFGEYLPGVAVPLVKEKMRRETANVILPAEPELLTQHLRNRQSHGVGMNVNLLGEAVLGEDEVRNRMRRYTEALRLDDVRCMSVKISTMDSQVSSLARQHTIDKVSDRLETLYRTADREIDPSTGNSKFIYLDMEEYRDLYLTADVLCQTLDRPGLEQTRAGIALQAYVPDSYPVMQRLIEWSTKRVADGCTGLTIRLVKGANLEMERVESSIGGHRQSPYMSKVETDANYKRMLRDLVAAARSGIVHIGLASHNLFDVALGLIWAGDLVHTDAIQIEMLEGMANHQRRAIGDHVENLLLYAPACRQDEFLNAIGYLIRRLDENTGPQNFLRHSYRLKPGSPEFKRLADDFRQSYAMIDSVSSAPRRNVERKDAPEQPPVAEHWSLYVNEPDTDWSVPANSVWAEQTLQKWKDQCGDQATVVPLWVGDQQVTPEPDQMRESTDPSRPGCVVCRYPMASLDQVQQAVSIAASDSNPWKDTSLEHRHEVLRGAAQRMRQRRGDMIGAMVAEGGKTIPEADPEISEAIDFCEFYPLTVNHWAQQAGVDICSRGVVAVITPWNFPLAIPAGGIAAALACGNTVILKPASETVWVAAMVCDAFWDAGVPRDALQMLPCEDEVAESGLVKDGRVETVILTGGTSTAKRMLAVRPDLHLLAETGGKNATIVTAMADRDLAVKHVVQSAFGHAGQKCSATSLLLLEQEVFDDPKFQSLLADAVESLPVGSAWDLETKMGPLIAPPGKTLTRGMKTLEDDETWLVAPEHIVGQPNLYRPGVKWNVAPGSFSHLTELFGPVLGVMPFSRLEEAIEIVRSTGYGLTSGLESLDDREIELWKQSIHAGNLYINRSTTGAIVLRQPFGGVGLSAYGPGVKAGGPHYVLALMRITDSGQTTPSTDSVSTTVAPSTLGSKPTDALTRWVGELSGTGIDDELRRSLMQMVDECSRAMQVEFSGSHDTVRLLGQDNLRRYLSVKGLTIRVEAGDSQSDLLSAVIAAVSVQTPVTLSIDPKVPDEWIEWLDAAADAVPGLVDPIDETDSDLADRIAAGDVTRLRRLTPSVPGSGSLAACCEHFVTVISEPVLSCAAIECLRYLDEQSISHDYHRYGNLGRRANQQRRPVE from the coding sequence ATGCTTCTTAACGACGGTGACGGGGGTCAGATTGACGCCAATCGCGATGCCGACGACGGTTCTGACCGATCTGACGTGGATCGAGCGATCCAACTTGCCGCGGACCTGCTAGAGCGGGCTGCCGAACTGCAGACTCCGCAAGAACGCCGCCAACAGGCCGAATTGGACCGAATGGTCAAGCACCAGACGGACAAAGCCACCATGGTCGAAATGACCGACCAAGCTTTTCGGACCTATTCCCCGGCTCGCGTCGCCGACCAGCTGACCCACCTGTTGGATGTCCAGGGGATCCCGCGGTTCTTCAGTCCCGTCGAACAGGCGATGCTGCGTGGGTTCCAGTCGTTCGGGGAATATCTGCCCGGCGTGGCGGTCCCGCTAGTCAAAGAAAAGATGCGCCGCGAAACCGCGAACGTGATCTTGCCGGCCGAACCGGAACTGTTGACCCAGCACCTTCGCAACCGGCAAAGCCACGGCGTCGGTATGAACGTCAACCTGTTGGGCGAAGCCGTGCTGGGCGAAGACGAGGTCCGAAACCGAATGCGACGCTACACCGAAGCGCTGCGTTTGGATGATGTCCGATGCATGTCGGTGAAGATATCGACCATGGACAGTCAAGTGTCGTCGCTGGCACGCCAGCACACGATTGACAAAGTTTCCGACCGATTGGAAACGTTGTATCGAACCGCGGATCGCGAAATCGATCCGTCGACGGGCAACAGCAAGTTCATCTATCTGGACATGGAAGAATATCGCGATCTGTACCTGACCGCCGATGTGCTGTGCCAGACGCTGGACCGCCCCGGACTGGAACAAACTCGCGCTGGTATCGCGCTGCAGGCCTATGTGCCTGATTCCTATCCCGTGATGCAGCGCTTGATCGAGTGGTCGACCAAGCGAGTTGCCGATGGTTGCACCGGACTGACGATTCGGTTGGTCAAAGGCGCCAACCTGGAAATGGAACGCGTGGAATCTTCCATCGGCGGCCACCGACAATCCCCCTACATGTCAAAGGTGGAAACCGACGCGAACTACAAACGCATGCTTCGCGACTTGGTCGCTGCGGCACGATCGGGCATCGTCCACATCGGCTTGGCATCCCACAATTTATTCGATGTCGCACTGGGATTGATTTGGGCTGGCGATTTGGTTCATACCGACGCAATTCAGATCGAAATGTTGGAAGGGATGGCCAATCACCAACGCCGGGCGATCGGAGACCATGTCGAGAATCTATTGCTGTATGCACCGGCATGTCGGCAGGATGAATTTCTGAATGCGATCGGGTACCTGATTCGGCGATTGGACGAAAACACCGGACCTCAGAATTTCTTGCGTCACTCGTATCGGTTGAAACCGGGCAGCCCCGAATTCAAACGTTTGGCGGATGATTTCCGGCAATCGTATGCGATGATCGATTCGGTATCGTCGGCGCCACGCCGGAATGTCGAACGAAAGGATGCACCGGAGCAGCCGCCGGTTGCCGAACACTGGTCGTTGTACGTCAACGAACCGGATACCGACTGGTCCGTTCCCGCCAATTCGGTTTGGGCGGAACAGACGTTGCAAAAATGGAAAGATCAGTGCGGTGATCAGGCGACGGTGGTTCCCTTGTGGGTGGGGGATCAACAGGTCACGCCCGAGCCTGACCAGATGCGTGAATCGACGGACCCATCGCGGCCTGGATGCGTGGTTTGCCGTTACCCGATGGCCAGTTTGGATCAGGTGCAGCAGGCCGTTTCGATTGCCGCGTCCGACAGCAATCCGTGGAAAGACACGTCGCTGGAACATCGCCATGAAGTGCTTCGCGGGGCGGCCCAGCGAATGCGGCAGCGGCGTGGTGATATGATCGGCGCGATGGTCGCCGAAGGCGGGAAAACGATTCCAGAAGCCGATCCCGAAATCAGCGAAGCGATCGACTTTTGCGAGTTCTATCCGCTGACGGTCAATCATTGGGCCCAGCAAGCCGGCGTTGATATCTGTTCGCGCGGTGTCGTGGCGGTGATCACCCCTTGGAATTTCCCGTTGGCGATTCCGGCAGGCGGAATCGCGGCGGCGTTGGCGTGTGGCAACACCGTGATCCTGAAACCCGCATCCGAAACCGTTTGGGTCGCAGCGATGGTATGCGACGCGTTCTGGGACGCTGGCGTCCCGCGTGATGCGTTGCAAATGCTTCCCTGCGAGGACGAGGTCGCTGAATCGGGACTGGTCAAAGACGGCCGCGTCGAAACGGTGATCTTGACCGGGGGAACATCGACGGCCAAACGGATGTTGGCAGTGCGACCGGATTTGCACTTGTTGGCTGAAACCGGCGGGAAGAATGCAACCATCGTGACGGCGATGGCCGATCGTGATTTGGCGGTCAAGCACGTTGTCCAGTCGGCGTTTGGACACGCTGGTCAAAAATGCAGTGCGACATCGCTGCTGTTGTTGGAACAAGAGGTGTTCGACGATCCGAAATTTCAATCGCTGTTGGCCGATGCGGTCGAGAGTTTGCCGGTGGGTTCGGCTTGGGATCTGGAAACCAAGATGGGCCCGTTGATCGCTCCGCCCGGCAAGACGCTGACTCGCGGAATGAAGACTCTGGAAGACGACGAAACTTGGTTGGTGGCTCCCGAACATATCGTCGGCCAGCCCAATCTGTATCGCCCCGGCGTCAAATGGAATGTCGCACCAGGAAGTTTCTCGCACCTGACCGAACTGTTCGGTCCGGTGTTGGGTGTGATGCCGTTCAGTCGGCTAGAGGAGGCGATCGAAATTGTCCGGTCGACCGGGTACGGATTGACCAGCGGGCTGGAAAGTCTGGATGACCGCGAAATCGAATTGTGGAAACAATCGATTCACGCAGGCAACCTGTACATCAACCGATCCACGACCGGGGCGATTGTGCTGCGGCAACCATTCGGCGGCGTGGGGCTTAGTGCGTATGGTCCGGGAGTCAAAGCCGGGGGGCCGCACTATGTGTTGGCGCTGATGCGAATCACCGATTCAGGTCAAACCACGCCGTCGACCGATTCGGTGTCCACCACGGTGGCCCCCTCGACGCTGGGATCGAAGCCGACCGATGCTCTAACGCGTTGGGTTGGTGAATTGTCGGGGACGGGAATCGACGACGAACTTCGTCGGTCGCTGATGCAAATGGTCGACGAATGTTCTCGCGCCATGCAGGTCGAATTCTCGGGCAGTCACGACACCGTCCGACTGCTCGGCCAAGACAATCTTCGTCGATATCTTTCGGTCAAAGGTTTGACGATCCGTGTGGAAGCTGGCGATTCGCAAAGCGACTTGCTATCAGCCGTGATTGCCGCGGTTTCGGTTCAGACTCCGGTCACGTTGTCGATCGACCCGAAGGTGCCCGATGAATGGATCGAGTGGCTGGATGCGGCGGCCGACGCGGTGCCCGGTTTGGTCGATCCGATCGACGAAACGGATTCGGATCTGGCTGATCGGATCGCTGCGGGGGATGTCACTCGGCTGCGTCGTTTGACGCCATCCGTTCCCGGTTCGGGTTCGTTGGCGGCTTGTTGCGAACACTTCGTGACGGTCATTTCGGAACCGGTGCTATCCTGCGCCGCGATCGAATGTCTGCGTTACTTGGACGAGCAATCGATTTCGCACGACTATCACCGGTACGGGAACCTGGGGCGTCGAGCCAACCAGCAACGGCGTCCGGTGGAATGA
- a CDS encoding DUF2726 domain-containing protein: protein MPIETHFPWVLKARHFFKTGRWEVPKVAATVPAEARPRFLSSAELVLFRQLQQAVGTRAIVCPHTRLSDVIYLANATEFVQQAVRLNLKRIDFLICDATSGASICAVQTEPIMDRRRRTQHDFMRQVLATAKLPLIRLDIENPPSVEELRHLLDEIIAKHRTKASSIATVHSNEQLRPPTQQLSWQKRLSQRGSTPPGAIK from the coding sequence ATGCCAATCGAAACCCATTTCCCGTGGGTTCTGAAGGCGCGGCATTTTTTCAAAACCGGCCGCTGGGAAGTTCCGAAGGTCGCCGCCACCGTACCGGCCGAGGCGCGACCGCGATTCCTGTCATCTGCCGAATTGGTGCTATTTCGCCAACTTCAACAGGCCGTCGGCACCCGAGCAATCGTGTGCCCCCACACACGCCTCAGCGACGTCATCTACCTCGCCAACGCGACTGAATTTGTCCAGCAAGCGGTCCGATTGAATCTGAAGCGGATCGACTTCTTGATCTGTGACGCGACCAGCGGAGCATCGATCTGCGCGGTCCAGACCGAACCGATCATGGATCGACGGCGGCGGACTCAGCATGATTTCATGCGTCAAGTGCTAGCAACCGCCAAGCTTCCCCTGATCCGCCTGGACATTGAAAATCCACCATCGGTCGAAGAACTGCGACACCTGCTAGACGAGATCATCGCCAAGCATCGAACCAAGGCATCGTCGATCGCGACGGTTCACTCGAACGAGCAACTGCGGCCGCCGACCCAGCAACTGTCGTGGCAAAAACGGTTGTCCCAACGGGGATCGACGCCGCCCGGCGCCATCAAATAG